In Elephas maximus indicus isolate mEleMax1 chromosome 15, mEleMax1 primary haplotype, whole genome shotgun sequence, the following are encoded in one genomic region:
- the PI15 gene encoding peptidase inhibitor 15 yields the protein MTAVSAVSGTLLLSLFCEASAVILLNSTDSSPPTNNFTDIEAALETQLDSADIPKARRKRYISQNDMIAILDYHNQVRGKVFPPAANMEYMVWDENLAKSAEAWAATCIWDHGPSYLLRFLGQNLSVRTGRYRSILQLVKPWYDEVKDYAFPYPQDCNPRCPMRCYGPMCTHYTQMVWATSNRIGCAIHTCQNMNVWGSVWRSAVYLVCNYAPKGNWIGEAPYKVGVPCSACPPSYGGSCTDNLCFPGVTSNYLYWFK from the exons ATGACAGCCGTCTCTGCCGTCAGCGGAACCCTCCTGCTCTCCCTATTCTGTGAAGCGAGTGCCGTCATCTTACTCAATTCCACTGACTCATCCCCGCCAACCAATAATTTCACTGATATTGAAGCAGCTCTAGAAACCCAACTAGACTCTGCGGATATCCCCAAAGCCAGGCGGAAGCGCTACATTTCGCAGAATGACATGATCGCCATTCTTGATTATCACAATCAAGTTCGGGGCAAAGTGTTCCCACCTGCAGCTAACATGGAATATATG GTTTGGGATGAAAATCTTGCAAAATCTGCAGAGGCTTGGGCGGCTACTTGCATTTGGGACCACGGACCTTCTTACTTACTGAGATTTTTGGGCCAAAATCTGTCTGTACGAACTGGAAG ATATCGCTCTATCCTTCAGCTGGTCAAGCCATGGTATGATGAAGTGAAGGATTATGCATTTCCATATCCCCAGGATTGCAACCCCAGATGTCCTATGAGGTGCTATGGCCCCATGTGCACACATTACACACAG ATGGTTTGGGCTACCTCCAATCGGATTGGATGTGCAATTCATACTTGCCAAAACATGAATGTTTGGGGATCTGTTTGGCGAAGTGCAGTGTACTTAGTTTGCAACTACGCTCCAAA GGGCAATTGGATTGGAGAAGCACCATATAAAGTAGGGGTACCATGTTCAGCTTGTCCTCCAAGTTATGGAGGATCTTGTACCGACAATCTTTGTTTTCCAGGAGTAACATCAAACTACTTATACTGGTTTAAATAA